A genomic region of Carassius auratus strain Wakin unplaced genomic scaffold, ASM336829v1 scaf_tig00032475, whole genome shotgun sequence contains the following coding sequences:
- the LOC113080899 gene encoding myomegalin-like isoform X2, translating into MMNRSDGAAAAERDFVVDGEENVCRAAGYMTDCLNEDTDKVPLQTHPLREFEQHLSDLKKENFSLKLRIYFLEERIQQKFEDSSDEIYRTNIELKVEVESLKQELQEKQQLLDKALRAAESLSNHNEEELQQRCEERQQEIDHMQQVLETKIQILQEEAQLARDEAERMASITESHSQHPSVTMEMVAKDTPGDTSTKPDEDADSERIEQLRAALCLKEQMIRELTEEKTELRQRVRHMEEQLEQLSVSLLQRERDAQFYQEELGRERLRVQQEMQSLMEEQQLHQYEHTAGQCVDELQQAQKQINESETNNKELLEKVCEMESELRSIRQAAQNQERTIQNLTDSLRTKDTETQELCCVIEGQNKTLRKITETHQQQLQHTQSSHGAVDSGSVLGSQSSLFSCQLELEASQCAHRLTQRRLEDLKRERERLQNDLQEALQHRDVSHKHNQELREMVEQLRSELQVKVCELRDCEALTRSEITDRDKSIAQLQQSLCRKDALLQEYAELDSCDSSSREERDALLQTLRSRIRDRDAALERSIDEKFLCLEEKDGEVHRLQLVLREKERDLERLRCVLNNNNDTITGLDALVRSKDLDLERTQETFQKLEWLKQQSDEKHTFAVQERDGIIQQLQKALRSHSRESEELRSVLLEEVSTADLLHDLQSHLTMKEHLFQEVMSDRSRQAQEHHRQLTELLHTISSRDQDMKDYSQQSGRVISEQSGQLEELRRQLTLREQELNDMNRQREKDVSASRELQRLQDVLKEKDTFLQEFLRGPSELNSTPEPAQAVCMSSSGDLDVQAIRDELQLTLKKYKETERELSEMRSVLSAGHYNTSSSDQQCVLQQLVSEQQALNEALRAEKSVYEKLRCVQGQDDSAEKPGALHTELHSLQVLRQQLEETLTRARETALVLHRAVLVQTDYGESSSDEDEDDCDSSSSEEFPDSIEEDEIKLTAQSLTSTQRAEEFGRKLMSHNTSEQRNQDNSETGCSSLARSRNDLNEDESGLAADEEESVRCRGSEKRETERPNSRESQEVYCTFREQEEEEEYYDEDGEEGEDVRGPQGKRGPPNVKLREGRWKRRCTRPHSLDLGALLSHEPAGRHTVQDVGMKREVEGDSSGSSTGGGGAIGFWQYVEAGLREQAERLRGDLAVSRQESRELQERLMVSEATVQAQAEQLKDYRELLTESAVQQDSKQVQVDLQDLGYETSGRSENEAERDDASSPEFDELETGVSLSVSVSRRSGWNADSDGTQNDDPSSLKRLVQDLRSQLSCCQKVIRSLQLRIRSLSNTSDYASSLERTPRKVNWAFQVSSAHSGPDEDEGWQSDGPLRPSCELQELVNRVTLLEKQIRSSTREGKSGPEDGKCATWPGKYNTLIQAQARELSHLRQKMREGRGICHILTQHLSDTTKAFEELLRANDIDYYMGQSFREQLSQSSSLAQRVSTKISGRECDRSEQQDDKMGHELLALRLSKELQHKDQIIESLHTQLQQRSDTPCSSHAPSETTDQSDCASFVSNERGSTNEDVDLCSDLDATIEFPQEEPLPKDRAFSAPRSLSSYQLTMQSIDYTPVSQHVLGKSGGPSLQTDAMWDMENMIQPIRGFDGSSYYQSGNSQTGVDVIEEHLREIRSLRQRLEDSIRTNERLRQQLEGRLATWERDTVAPNNIFIQSHDAVSQLTNEVRALKEENLALESKLQASRDCSEETEQLREAVLSGRVRLQQAELEAAQWKEELRRLQTHNCEQSQQIQQLRQDRQNSQEHNNRLQHEVTLLQQQLAESRQLLHSLQSELQLYDRVCGVRKSTSAGWVCGMRCPAVELGELLVEVRALRAQLERSVQENSALRAQLQKQLDHCIDQRPSPIILGSPLRDVLYRRQLMHDPSPSPPVRDVGPLYSPYSEMEDSAVNTNDSMEPHTDLEGEAPDGSFANCNGRHAIGHVDDYSALQQQVMEGRALVQRMEAVLQSSLSSALLEISGGKALDYNTVKTLLSNTKTLCQILDEAVSLLKMFWRAALPSSDGPAHLIQREQLMREEIQSLHLRMAEQEEVLQGTIQRLRCSNRSKESMETFIVNQLSRTRDVLKKARVNLEKNELRISSLSSSSSSLCHGKVFTGVSTGSSAWGCVIPASSAIAVETANLQQPAKKRFRE; encoded by the exons GAGAGCAGCAGAGAGTCTGAGCAATCACAATGAAGAGGAGCTGCAGCAACGGTGTGaggagagacaacaggagatcgATCACATGCAGCAGGTGCTGGAGACCAAGATACAGATACTGCAGGAG GAGGCTCAGTTAGCGCGGGACGAGGCCGAGCGCATGGCCAGCATCACTGAATCTCACTCCCAGCATCCATCTGTCACCATGGAAATGGTTGCCAAGGACACTCCAGGAGACACAAGCACAAAGCCTGATGAAGATGCAGACAGTGAGAG gatCGAGCAGCTGAGAGCAGCGCTGTGCCTTAAGGAGCAGATGATCAGAGAGCTAACGGAGGAGAAGACGGAGCtgagacagagagtgagacaCATGGAGGAGCAGCTGGAGCAGCTGTCTGTGTCTctgctgcagagagagagagatgcacag TTCTATCAGGAGGAGTTGGGTCGTGAGAGGCTCCGTGTGCAGCAggagatgcag AGTCTGATGGAAGAGCAGCAGCTGCATCAGTATGAGCACACCGCTGGACAGTGTGTGGATGAACTACAGCAAGCGCAGAAGCAGATCAACGAGAGCGAGACCAACAACAAG GAGCTTCTGGAGAAAGTGTGTGAGATGGAGTCAGAGCTTCGGTCCATCAGACAAGCTGCTCAGAACCAAGAGAGAACCATCCAGAACCTCACAGACAGCCTGAGAACTAAAGACACAGAG ACTCAGGAGCTGTGCTGTGTGATTGAGGGCCAGAACAAAACACTGCGTAAAATCACAGAGAcccaccagcagcagctgcaacacacacag TCTTCACACGGCGCCGTGGACTCGGGTTCGGTTCTGGGCTCCCAGAGTTCTCTGTTCTCGTGTCAGCTGGAGTTGGAGGCGAGTCAGTGCGCTCACAGACTGACTCAAAGACGTCTGGAGGATCTGAAGCGAGAGCGAGAACGACTGCAGAATGACCTCCAGGAGGCGCTGCAGCACAGAGACGTCAGTCACAAACACAACCAG gagcTGCGTGAGATGGTTGAGCAGCTGCGGTCTGAGCTGCAGGTCAAAGTGTGTGAGCTGAGAGATTGTGAAGCCTTGACTCGCTCAGAAATCACTGACCGGGACAAAAGTATTGCACAGCTCCAGCAGAGTTTATGCCGCAAAGACGCACTGCTGCAG GAGTATGCAGAGCTTGACTCGTGTGACTCCAGCAGTCGCGAGGAGAGAGACGCGCTGCTGCAGACGCTAAGGAGCCGCATCCGAGACAGAGACGCCGCGCTGGAG CGATCAATCGATGAGAAGTTCCTCTGTCTGGAGGAGAAGGACGGTGAGGTGCATCGACTGCAGCTGGTGCTCCGTGAGAAAGAGCGAGACCTGGAGAGACTGCGCTGTGTCCTCAATAACAACAACGACACCATCACG GGTTTGGATGCTCTGGTGCGAAGTAAGGATCTGGATTTGGAGAGAACGCAGGAAACGTTCCAGAAACTGGAGTGGCTGAAACAGCAGAGCGATGAGAAACACACATTCGCTGTACAGGAGAGAGACGGCATCATTCAGCAGCTGCAGAAGGCGCTGCGCTCACACAGCAGAGAGAGCgag GAGCTCAGGTCAGTGCTGCTGGAAGAAGTGTCCACTGCTGACCTGCTCCATGATCTCCAGTCCCATCTGACCATGAAAGAGCATCTGTTTCAGGAAGTGATGTCAGACCGTAGCCGGCAGGCACAGGAACACCACAGACAGCTGACGGAGCTGCTCCACACCATCAGCTCCAGAGATCAGGACATGAAG GATTACAGCCAGCAGTCGGGCCGGGTGATTTCCGAGCAATCGGGTCAGTTGGAAGAGTTGCGGAGGCAACTAACATTGCGAGAACAGGAGCTGAATGACATGAACAGGCAGCGAGAGAAGGACGTTTCTGCGTCCAGAGAGCTGCAGAGACTTCAGGACGTACTCAAGGAGAAAGACACTTTCCTACag GAGTTTCTGCGGGGTCCGAGTGAGTTGAACTCCACACCAGAACCGGCACAGG CCGTGTGTATGAGCAGCTCAGGTGATCTGGATGTACAAGCCATCAGAGATGAACTACAGCTGACCCTTAAGAAATACAAAGAGActgag cggGAGCTCTCAGAGATGCGCTCGGTTCTGTCTGCAGGGCATTACAACACATCAAGCTCTGATCAGCAG tgtgtcctGCAGCAGCTGGTGTCGGAGCAGCAGGCGCTGAATGAAGCTCTGAGAGCAGAGAAGAGTGTTTATGAGAAGCTCAGATGTGTCCAAGGTCAGGACGACAG TGCTGAGAAGCCTGGAGCGCTGCACACTGAACTGCACTCGCTTCAGGTGCTGCGCCAACAGCTGGAGGAAACCCTGACGAGGGCCCGCGAGACGGCGCTGGTGCTGCACCGGGCCGTGCTGGTCCAGACCGACTATGGAG AATCCAGCAgtgatgaagatgaagacgattgtgacagcagcagcagtgagGAGTTCCCAGACAGCATCGAGGAAGATGAGATCAAACTGACGGCTCAGAGTCTGACGAGCACGCAG AGAGCTGAGGAGTTTGGCAGGAAGCTGATGTCTCACAATACATCAGAGCAGAGAAACCAAGATAATAGTGAGACGGGCTGCTCCTCACTCGCTCGCTCCAG GAACGATCTGAATGAAGACGAGTCTGGATTAGCAGCGGATGAGGAGGAATCTGTCAGGTGTCGAGGGTCGGAGAAGCGTGAAACAGAACGGCCAAACTCCCGTGAGTCTCAGGAAGTTTACTGTACGTTCCGAGagcaggaagaggaggaagaataTTATGATGAAGATGGAGAGGAAGGGGAAGATGTAAGGGGCCCTCAGGGCAAGCGTGGGCCCCCAAATGTGAAGCTGCGGGAGGGGAGGTGGAAGAGGAGATGCACCAGACCTCATTCTCTGGACCTCGGAGCTCTGCTGTCTCACGAACCTGCAGGCCGGCACACAGTTCAG GATGTAGGAATGAAACGAGAGGTCGAGGGTGACAGCAGTGGTTCGAGCACAGGAGGGGGCGGAGCCATTGGCTTCTGGCAGTATGTGGAGGCGGGGCTTCGGGAGCAGGCGGAGCGTCTCCGTGGCGACCTCGCAGTGAGTCGTCAGGAGAGTCGCGAGCTGCAGGAGAGACTGATGGTGTCCGAGGCAACGGTGCAGGCACAGGCCGAACAACTGAAAGACTACAGAGAGCTGCTGA CTGAGAGCGCCGTGCAACAGGACAGTAAGCAGGTGCAGGTGGATCTTCAGGATCTGGGATACGAGACGAGCGGCCGCAGCGAGAACGAAGCAGAGAGAGACGATGCCAGCAGCCCCG AGTTTGATGAGCTGGAGACGGGCGTCTCTCTCTCAGTTTCGGTAAGCAGACGCAGTGGCTGGAATGCAGACAGCGACGGTACGCAGAACGATGACCCGTCCTCACTGAAGCGTCTGGTGCAGGATCTGCGCTCACAGCTCTCTTGCTGCCAAAAAGTGATCCGCAGCCTGCAGCTGCGCATCCGCTCTCTCTCAAACACCTCCGATTACGCCTCCAGCCTGGAGCGCACGCCACGCAAG GTGAACTGGGCGTTTCAGGTGAGCTCGGCTCACAGCGGTCCAGATGAGGATGAGGGCTGGCAGTCAGACGGGCCGCTGAGACCCAGCTGTGAGCTGCAAGAGCTGGTGAACCGTGTGACACTGCTGGAGAAGCAGATCAGGAGCTCCACACGTGAGGGAAAGAGTGGCCCGGAGGACGGGAAATGTGCCACCTGGCCCGG GAAGTACAACACACTGATCCAGGCCCAGGCACGAGAGCTGTCACACTTACGTCAGAAGATGCGAGAAGGCCGGGGCATCTGCCACATCCTCACACAGCACTTGAGTGACACGACCAAAGCTTTCGAGGAGCTGCTCCGTGCCAATGACATTGATTACTACATGGGCCAAAGCTTCCGGGAGCAGCTTTCCCAGAGTTCCTCACTCGCTCAGAGAGTCAGCACCAAGATCAGTggacgtgagt GTGATCGTTCAGAACAGCAAGATGATAAAATGGGTCACGAGTTACTAGCACTGAG GTTGAGTAAGGAGCTCCAacacaaagatcaaatcattgaATCTCTCCACACTCAGTTACAGCAGCGTTCGGACACGCCCTGCAGCAGCCACGCCCCCTCAGAGACAACAGACCAGTCAGACTGCGCCTCGTTTGTGTCCAACGAGAGAGGATCTACCAATGAGGATGTGGACCTGTGCTCAGATCTGGATGCCACCATTGAGTTTCCACAGGAGGAGCCTCTACCCAAAGACAGAG CTTTCAGTGCTCCTCGCTCACTCTCCAGCTATCAGCTGACCATGCAATCAATCGATTACACACCTGTATCCCAACATGTACTGGGAAAGAGTGGAGGCCCATCTCTGCAAACAGATGCAATGTGGGACATGGAGAATATGATTCAACCAATAAGAGGTTTTGATGGATCATCTTATTATCAGTCTGGCAACAGTCAAAcag GTGTTGATGTGATCGAGGAGCATCTGAGAGAGATCCGATCTCTGCGTCAGAGACTGGAAGATTCAATCAGAACCAACGAGAGACTGAGGCAGCAGTTAGAGGGACGTCTGGCCACATGGGAGAGAGACaccg tggCTCCAAACAACATCTTTATCCAGAGTCATGATGCAGTCAGTCAACTGACCAATGAAGTCAGAGCATTAAAGGAGGAAAATCTGGCACTAGAGTCAAAGTTACAAGCCAgcagag ACTGCAGTGAAGAGACAGAGCAGCTCCGGGAGGCGGTGCTTTCTGGGCGTGTCCGTCTGCAGCAGGCGGAGTTAGAGGCAGCACAATGGAAGGAGGAGTTGAGGAGGCTGCAGACACACAACTGTGAACAAAGTCAACAAATCCAACAACTTCGACAGGACAGACAAAACAGTCAGGAGCACAACAACAG ACTGCAGCATGAGGTGACTTTACTCCAGCAGCAGTTAGCAGAGAGCAGACAGCTGCTTCACTCCCTACAGAGTGAACTACAACTGTACGAccgtgtgtgtggtgtgagaaAGAGCACCTCTGCAG GGTGGGTGTGTGGTATGCGCTGCCCGGCAGTGGAGCTTGGGGAGCTGCTGGTGGAAGTTCGGGCTCTAAGGGCCCAATTGGAGCGCAGTGTACAGGAGAACAGTGCTCTACGAGCTCAGCTACAGAAACAGCTGGATCACTGCATCGATCAGCGCCCGTCGCCCATCATCCTGGGAAGTCCGCTGCGAGACGTGCTTTACCGCCGACAGCTTATGCACG AcccttctccttctcctcctgTCAGAGACGTGGGTCCCCTGTACTCCCCGTACTCAGAGATGGAGGACAGCGCTGTGAACACTAATG ACTCAATGGAGCCTCATACGGATCTGGAGGGAGAAGCTCCGGACGGCTCGTTTGCCAACTGTAACGGGCGGCATGCCATCGGTCATGTGGATGACTACAGTGCCCTGCAGCAGCAGGTAATGGAGGGCCGGGCACTCGTGCAGCGGATGGAGGCGGTGCTGCAGTCGAGTCTCAGCTCTGCCCTGCTGGAGATTAGCGGAGGAAAG GCTCTGGATTATAACACAGTGAAGACACTTCTCTCCAACACCAAGACCTTGTGTCAGATTCTGGATGAGGCAGTGTCTCTGCTCAAGATGTTCTGGCGGGCGGCGCTTCCGAGCAGCGACGGTCCCGCTCATCTCATTCAGAGG GAGCAGTTAATGCGTGAGGAGATCCAGTCGCTCCATTTGCGGATGGCTGAACAGGAGGAGGTTCTGCAGGGAACCATCCAGCGTCTACGCTGCTCCAACCGAAGCAAAGAAAGCATGGAGACCTTCATTGTCAACCAGC TTTCCCGGACGCGAGATGTGCTGAAGAAAGCGCGAGTGAATCTAGAG AAGAATGAACTCAGGATTTCCTCTCTaagctcctcctcttcctctctttgcCATG GAAAAGTCTTCACAGGCGTGTCCACAGGTTCTTCCGCTTGGGGTTGCGTGATCCCTGCATCTTCTGCGATTGCCGTGGAAACAGCCAATCTGCAGCAACCTGCCAAGAAGCGTTTCAGGGAGTGA